A genomic region of Rhodococcus pyridinivorans contains the following coding sequences:
- the ligA gene encoding NAD-dependent DNA ligase LigA, whose product MSEPTDAPITAPPEARERWQDLAEQVREHQFRYYVRDAPIISDGQFDALLGELQALEDQYTELRTPDSPTQLVGGGFATEFGAVEHLERMLSLDNVFDEDELRAWLSRAEVETGTHPDYLCEVKIDGVALSLVYENGKLVRAATRGDGRTGEDVTLNARTIDDVPEKLTGTAEYPIPTLLEVRGEVFFRLEDFQTLNAGLVAEGKPPFANPRNSAAGSLRQKNPAVTARRRLRMYCHGYGRMEGFEPRSQSDAYAAFAAWGLPVSPHTVRVQGAEAVVERMRYWGEHRHDIEHEIDGLVVKIDDMGLHRRLGATSRAPRWAIAYKYPPEEVTTKLLDIRVSVGRTGRVTPFAYMEPVTVAGSTVSLATLHNASEVERKGVLIGDTVVIRKAGDVIPEVLGPVVDLRDGSEYAFEMPTQCPECGTTLAPAKEGDVDLRCPNSRSCPAQLRERVFHVSGRGAFDIEALGYEAATALLEGKIIADEGDLFSLTKEDLERIPFFRTTKGVLSKNGDRLLQNLDKAKEQPLWRVLVALSIRHVGPTAARALATEFGSLDRIRAASVDELAAVEGVGPTIAAAVTDWFTVDWHVAIVDKWAAAGVRMADERDESIPRTLEGLSIVVTGTLAGFSRDQAKEAVLARGGKAAGSVSKKTAFVVIGDNPGSKADKAADLGVPVLDEDGFRILLDEGPDAARAYLEGREGEN is encoded by the coding sequence GTGAGTGAACCGACGGACGCACCCATCACCGCTCCTCCGGAGGCGCGTGAGCGCTGGCAGGATCTCGCCGAACAGGTGCGCGAGCATCAGTTCCGTTATTACGTGCGCGACGCCCCCATCATCTCCGACGGTCAGTTCGACGCGCTCCTCGGCGAACTGCAGGCACTCGAGGATCAGTACACCGAACTCCGCACGCCGGATTCGCCCACCCAGCTGGTCGGCGGCGGCTTCGCCACCGAATTCGGTGCCGTCGAGCATCTCGAACGGATGCTCAGCCTCGACAACGTCTTCGACGAGGACGAACTGCGCGCGTGGCTCTCGCGCGCCGAGGTCGAGACCGGCACTCACCCCGATTATCTGTGCGAGGTGAAGATCGACGGCGTGGCGCTCAGCCTCGTCTACGAGAACGGCAAACTCGTCCGCGCGGCCACCCGCGGCGACGGACGCACCGGGGAGGACGTCACCCTCAACGCCCGCACGATCGACGACGTTCCCGAAAAGCTCACCGGCACCGCCGAATACCCGATCCCGACGTTGCTCGAAGTGCGCGGCGAGGTGTTCTTCCGGCTCGAGGACTTCCAGACCCTCAACGCCGGGCTGGTGGCCGAAGGCAAGCCGCCCTTCGCGAATCCCCGCAATTCCGCCGCCGGTTCCCTGCGGCAGAAGAACCCGGCCGTCACCGCGCGCCGGCGTCTGCGCATGTACTGCCACGGCTACGGCCGCATGGAGGGCTTCGAACCCCGCTCGCAATCCGACGCCTACGCGGCCTTCGCGGCCTGGGGCCTGCCCGTCTCACCGCACACTGTTCGCGTGCAGGGCGCCGAGGCGGTCGTCGAGCGGATGCGCTACTGGGGCGAACACCGCCACGACATCGAACATGAGATCGACGGCCTGGTGGTCAAGATCGACGACATGGGGCTGCACCGACGCCTCGGTGCCACGTCCCGCGCCCCACGGTGGGCGATCGCCTACAAGTACCCGCCGGAGGAGGTCACCACCAAGCTCCTCGACATCCGCGTCAGTGTCGGGCGCACCGGACGCGTGACCCCCTTCGCCTACATGGAGCCGGTCACCGTCGCCGGGTCCACCGTCTCGCTGGCGACGCTGCACAACGCGTCCGAGGTGGAGCGCAAAGGCGTGCTCATCGGCGACACCGTGGTCATCCGCAAGGCCGGCGACGTGATCCCGGAGGTCCTCGGCCCGGTCGTCGACCTGCGCGACGGTTCCGAGTACGCCTTCGAGATGCCCACGCAGTGCCCCGAATGCGGTACCACCCTCGCCCCGGCGAAGGAGGGCGACGTCGACCTGCGCTGCCCCAACTCGCGGTCGTGCCCGGCGCAATTGCGCGAGCGGGTCTTCCACGTCTCGGGCAGGGGAGCGTTCGACATCGAAGCCCTCGGCTACGAGGCGGCCACGGCGCTGCTCGAGGGGAAGATCATCGCCGACGAGGGCGACCTGTTCTCGCTCACGAAGGAAGACCTCGAACGCATCCCGTTTTTCCGCACCACCAAGGGCGTGCTGTCGAAGAACGGCGACCGTCTGCTGCAGAACCTCGACAAGGCGAAGGAACAGCCGCTCTGGCGCGTGCTGGTCGCCCTGTCCATCCGGCACGTCGGACCGACCGCTGCGCGTGCGCTGGCCACCGAGTTCGGCAGCCTCGACCGGATCCGGGCCGCGTCCGTCGACGAGCTCGCGGCCGTCGAGGGCGTCGGACCGACGATCGCCGCGGCGGTGACCGACTGGTTCACCGTCGATTGGCACGTCGCGATCGTCGACAAGTGGGCGGCAGCGGGTGTGCGGATGGCCGACGAACGCGACGAATCGATCCCGCGAACCCTCGAAGGACTGTCGATCGTGGTTACGGGCACGCTCGCGGGATTCTCCCGCGACCAGGCCAAGGAGGCCGTCCTCGCGCGCGGAGGCAAGGCCGCCGGATCGGTGTCGAAGAAGACGGCTTTCGTCGTCATCGGCGACAACCCTGGTTCGAAGGCCGACAAGGCCGCCGATCTCGGAGTACCCGTGCTCGACGAGGACGGTTTCCGGATCCTGCTCGACGAGGGGCCCGACGCCGCTCGCGCCTATCTCGAAGGGCGCGAAGGGGAGAACTGA
- a CDS encoding metal-dependent hydrolase family protein, translating into MRVFDGVSGELVTGDVLIDGDRIVAVSESPIGDEPGRETDVIDGGGRVLMPGMSDAHVHLVGNANSYIDMVMGSEAHIALNGLAEARNMLLRGFTAVRDMAGDTGSIKSVIDRGLFDGPRIYPSQAAISQTSGHGDFGFVYECPTALGGDQARAEQIGFMRVADGEDRVLAAVREQLKKGASQIKLMVGGGAASMYDPLYTVQFIDRELRAAVQAASDYGTYVATHVYNVTGIRRAVAAGVKSIEHGHLADEETVALLAEKEVWLSMQPFALGDHHYPDPDRAEKDKQICTGTDHVYEWAQKHGVKTAWGTDLLLEPQIAPRQSEMAARLGDHYNNLDALRMLTSGNAELFRLAGERDPYRQARWGVIDKGAWADVLLVDGNPLEDLSLIADPAKNLSVIVKNGHVVKNSL; encoded by the coding sequence GTGCGAGTTTTCGACGGAGTTTCCGGAGAGCTCGTCACCGGCGACGTACTGATCGACGGAGACCGCATCGTCGCCGTATCCGAATCGCCGATCGGCGACGAACCCGGCCGCGAGACCGACGTGATCGACGGCGGCGGGCGGGTCCTCATGCCCGGCATGTCCGACGCGCACGTCCACCTCGTCGGTAACGCGAACTCCTACATCGACATGGTGATGGGCAGCGAAGCGCACATCGCGCTCAACGGCCTCGCCGAGGCCCGCAACATGCTGCTGCGCGGCTTCACCGCCGTCCGCGACATGGCCGGCGACACCGGCAGCATCAAATCGGTGATCGACCGGGGATTGTTCGACGGTCCCCGCATCTACCCGTCCCAGGCCGCGATCTCGCAGACGTCCGGGCACGGCGACTTCGGCTTCGTCTACGAATGCCCCACAGCCCTCGGTGGGGATCAGGCCCGCGCCGAACAGATCGGCTTCATGCGGGTCGCCGATGGTGAGGACCGGGTCCTCGCAGCCGTGCGCGAGCAACTCAAGAAAGGTGCATCGCAGATCAAGCTGATGGTCGGCGGCGGAGCGGCGTCCATGTACGACCCGCTGTACACCGTCCAGTTCATCGACAGAGAACTGCGTGCCGCCGTCCAGGCCGCATCCGACTACGGCACGTACGTGGCCACCCACGTCTACAACGTCACCGGGATCCGCCGCGCGGTCGCGGCCGGGGTGAAGTCGATCGAGCACGGCCACCTCGCCGACGAGGAGACCGTCGCACTGCTCGCGGAGAAGGAGGTGTGGTTGTCGATGCAGCCCTTCGCGCTCGGCGACCACCACTATCCCGACCCGGATCGCGCGGAGAAGGACAAGCAGATCTGCACCGGCACCGACCACGTCTACGAGTGGGCGCAGAAGCACGGCGTGAAGACGGCCTGGGGAACCGACCTGCTGCTCGAGCCGCAGATCGCGCCGCGCCAGAGCGAGATGGCCGCGCGGCTCGGCGACCACTACAACAACCTCGACGCGCTGCGGATGCTCACCTCAGGAAACGCCGAACTGTTCCGGCTCGCAGGCGAACGCGATCCCTACCGTCAGGCCCGATGGGGTGTGATCGACAAGGGCGCCTGGGCGGACGTGCTCCTCGTCGACGGCAACCCGCTCGAGGATCTGAGTCTGATCGCCGATCCAGCAAAGAACCTGTCGGTCATCGTGAAGAACGGCCACGTCGTCAAGAACAGCCTGTGA
- a CDS encoding YhgE/Pip domain-containing protein, translating into MLAGVSLGSDSKRYFRGTMPRIAIATIILMPLLYGAMYLWAFWNPFGAVNKIPAAIVNNDTGRSSTGEQVDAGDQVVKSLIASGQLDLAEVSEEDAVAGLVDGKYYYTITIPENFTEAVESPNGDNPEKANLVFTFNDANNYLATIIGQDASEQVIGQVNSTIGAQGVGTVLTGLESAGSGLKQAADGAGQLADGIDTAKSGADQLASGSQELATNMVTARDGSAQLATGANELATAIDGVTGPLLSALDSGALSGVAGQVAELRASLDALESRVPQTTQSTVNQAVQQVVDILNRSSDPVVQQAITALTPLTAQQAASDADALRAEIMRLQAGAEQLEYQLGNPNSPLQGALATLSNGGLAADVNRLRSGVDELSSGAATLNSGLVQLTDGSVQLADGAGELSSGMVELQSGSQELAQALSQGATQVPNWTDEQRTATAETLSTPVALQQNYTNEAPTFGTGFAPFFLSLALFVGGIITWMLLTPLQSRPTVAGLGAYRTVLASYWPALLVGILQVVVMYTVVHFGVGLDVKHVVGTILFLMLISATYLAMIQAFNAIFGVAVGRVVTLAFLMLQLVSAGGIYPVPTTAKPFQYIHPFDPMTYTVNGLRQLTVAENIDSRLWIAIAVLAGILLVSLTLSALSVRRNRRYTMERLYPPIEV; encoded by the coding sequence GTGCTCGCAGGCGTCTCTCTCGGTAGCGACTCGAAGCGATACTTCCGCGGCACGATGCCGCGCATCGCGATCGCGACGATCATTCTCATGCCGTTGCTGTACGGGGCCATGTACCTGTGGGCCTTCTGGAATCCGTTCGGTGCGGTGAACAAGATTCCCGCGGCGATCGTCAACAACGACACCGGTCGTTCGTCGACGGGGGAACAGGTCGACGCCGGCGATCAGGTCGTGAAGTCCCTCATCGCATCCGGTCAGCTCGATCTGGCGGAGGTGTCGGAAGAGGACGCCGTCGCGGGTCTGGTCGACGGAAAGTACTACTACACCATCACGATTCCGGAGAATTTCACCGAAGCGGTCGAATCCCCCAACGGCGACAACCCGGAGAAGGCGAATCTGGTCTTCACTTTCAACGACGCGAACAACTATCTCGCGACGATCATCGGGCAGGACGCGTCCGAACAGGTGATCGGACAGGTGAACTCCACGATCGGTGCCCAAGGTGTCGGGACCGTGCTCACCGGTCTCGAGAGCGCCGGCTCGGGTCTGAAGCAGGCCGCCGACGGTGCCGGGCAACTCGCCGACGGCATCGACACGGCCAAGAGCGGCGCGGACCAGCTCGCTTCGGGATCGCAGGAGCTCGCGACGAACATGGTCACGGCGCGAGACGGGTCGGCGCAGCTCGCTACCGGCGCGAACGAACTCGCCACCGCGATCGACGGCGTGACGGGTCCGCTGCTCAGCGCGCTCGACAGCGGTGCCCTCTCGGGTGTCGCCGGGCAGGTAGCGGAGCTGCGGGCCTCGCTCGACGCCCTCGAATCGCGGGTACCGCAGACCACGCAGTCGACGGTGAACCAGGCCGTACAGCAGGTCGTCGACATCCTGAACCGGAGCTCCGATCCGGTCGTGCAGCAGGCGATCACCGCGTTGACACCGCTGACGGCGCAACAGGCGGCCTCCGATGCCGACGCCCTACGCGCTGAGATCATGCGTCTGCAGGCAGGCGCCGAACAACTCGAGTATCAACTCGGCAACCCGAACAGTCCGCTACAGGGAGCCCTGGCGACGTTGTCGAACGGGGGACTGGCGGCGGACGTGAACCGACTCCGCAGCGGTGTCGACGAACTGAGCTCCGGTGCCGCCACGCTGAACTCCGGTCTCGTCCAACTCACCGACGGCAGTGTCCAGTTGGCCGACGGAGCAGGAGAGCTGTCCTCGGGCATGGTCGAGTTGCAGTCGGGTTCGCAGGAACTCGCGCAGGCCCTGAGTCAGGGCGCCACCCAGGTGCCGAACTGGACGGACGAACAACGCACCGCCACCGCCGAGACGTTGTCGACTCCGGTTGCTCTGCAACAGAACTACACGAACGAGGCACCCACCTTCGGTACCGGTTTCGCCCCGTTCTTCCTGTCGCTCGCCCTGTTCGTCGGCGGCATCATCACCTGGATGCTGCTCACCCCGTTACAGTCGCGGCCCACCGTCGCGGGACTCGGTGCCTACCGCACGGTCCTCGCGTCGTACTGGCCGGCTCTGCTGGTAGGCATCCTGCAGGTGGTCGTGATGTACACGGTCGTCCATTTCGGCGTCGGACTGGACGTGAAGCACGTCGTGGGGACGATCCTGTTCCTGATGTTGATCTCCGCAACGTATCTGGCCATGATCCAAGCGTTCAATGCGATCTTCGGCGTCGCCGTCGGTCGGGTGGTGACCTTGGCCTTCCTGATGCTGCAACTGGTCTCGGCCGGCGGTATCTACCCCGTGCCGACCACGGCGAAGCCGTTCCAGTACATCCACCCGTTCGACCCGATGACCTACACCGTCAACGGTCTGCGGCAGCTCACCGTCGCCGAGAACATCGATTCGCGATTGTGGATCGCAATCGCTGTCCTGGCCGGAATCCTGCTCGTATCGTTGACGCTGAGTGCCCTGTCGGTTCGGCGCAACCGCCGCTACACGATGGAGAGGCTGTACCCGCCGATCGAGGTGTGA